A region of the Actinomycetota bacterium genome:
GTCGACCGTGCCCAACAGCCGGGGCCCGTCGACCATCAACTGTGCGTCGTGCAGGTCGCCGTGGACGGTCGTGGTCCCCTCGGTGAGGCCCGCTGGGTCGCCGGGCTCGCCAGCCTCGCCGGCCTCGACGGCGTCGGCCACCCGGTGCGCGGCCTGGCCCAGGCCGGGGGCCACGGAACCAATGAGCTGGGCGTGCTCACGGGCCCGGGCAGCCGCGGGCACGGGGGCAGGCCACGATGGCGGGACCGGCGGGAGCGCGTCGAGGAGAGCCACGACCTGTCCCGGTCCGGGTAGCTCATCGGCCCCCCCGGCCAGAACGTCGCGCAGGCTGCGGCCCGGCAGGGCGTCGAGCACGACCAGGCCGAGGTCGGGGGCCCATCCGAGGCTGCGGGGTACGGGGACGTGGGCCGAGAGCAGCGCGTGGCGCCTCTGGAGGGCCTCGACTTTCGACGGTCGCAGCACCTTGACGAACAAGCGAGCAGCGCCGCCCTCGACCTCGGCCTCCACGACCGCCCGCCGCCCGGGCCGGTAGGAGCGCAGGGCCGCGCGCACTGGCCCGGCGGGCGCACCCAGATCGTTCAGCACCGAGCGCGCCCCCCGGGGGTCGAGGACCGCCCCGAGGCCGGGCAGGAAGGGATCAGACGACGCCGTCCACACGGCTACCCGGTACTCGTCCCCGGCGACCACGCAGGTGCCCTCGGGCACGTCCACGCCGGTCGAGGCGACCAACACATCGGCCCACGGCGGACGCCCCGGGCTCCGTAGCCGGGCCCCGTAGGAGACGACCACGCTGTGCCCGGGGCGGTAGCGGACATCCTGCACCCGGGGCCGGCCGGGGAGCGAGGCCCGCCCCCCGAGGGCGGCGGCCAGTAGGTCACCGGCGGCCGGGCCGAGGAGGAGGCGCAGGCAGTCGGGCCCGATGGTCACCCCTCCACGGTCGCGCCGAGCCGTGAACGGCTGATGAGACGAGGATGAGAAAGCTCTCATCCTCCTGCCGCCGACCCGGCCGACCAGGCCGCGGTACGGGTCACTCCAGCGCCGGGTCTGTGCAGCGGGACACACCGCCGCCGCCCCCAGGGGGAGAACCTCGGGGGTAAGGCTCGACGAACCCCGAGCCGGGGTCGGCCGTGGTCAGGTAGCGGATAACGGCCCGGGCGATGGCCTCGCCCTCCAGCTCCTGGACCTCGGGCCGGGCCAGCAGCTCGGCCTCCGGGGGGTTGGAGATGAAGGCCGCTTCGACCAGGGCGCTGACGATGGGCGCGGGCTGGCGCAGGACGGCGTAGAAGTCGCCCCGCGACCCCTCCCGGTACTTGGCCCCGGCGTCGCGGTCGGCCATCCAGGCGATGTCGTAGCGCGACAGGGCCCGGATGATCTCCTCGTACAGGAGCCCGGCCAGCCGCTTGGAGTCGGGTGAGGCGATCTGGTAGTAGGTCTCGGAGCCGGGCCCGACCGAGGGCCCGTCCGGTTCGGCGTTGTGATGGACCGAGATGAAGGCCCGGGCCCCCACCGCCTTGGCCAGCTCGGCCCTCACGGGGAGCTCGAGGTCGTAGTCCGCGGACCTCGTCAGCAGGACGGTGAAGCCCGCCTCCTCCAGCGCGTCGCGGGCGTACTCGGACACCCCGAGGTTCACCACCGACTCCCACAGCCCTCCGGGGGACACCGCGCCCGGGTCGATCCCGCCGTGGCCTGGGTCGAGGACCACGGTGGCCGACGCCACGTAGGTCCCCGACCGGACCACCGCCGGGCGCCCGCACGGCGTGGTGACCGCCCATCCGCCCCCCTCGGCCGGGCCGGTGACGGGTACGGCCACGCCCGTCGGGGTGACGACCGCGCCCGGCCCCGGCGCGGGGACCGGGCCCATCAGGGGAGCAGGGCCCGATCGGGTCGTCGTCGGCCCCGAGCCCCCGCCCAGCACGGCCCCCTGGCCCCCGTCCCTGCCGGGCGAGCAGGCGGCCAGGGCCACCAGCAGCAAGGCGGTGAGGACGGGCGGCTGCCCGGCTCCGCGGGACCGGCCTCTGCGGCTCACGGTCGCACCCCGTACCCGGCCAGCACCTCGGCCGCGTCGGGGAACACCCGGGTGAGCGAGGCCACCAGGTCGGCCGGGGTAGCTATCCGGTAAGCGTGGTCGGCCGCGTAGAGGCGCAGGGCGCAGTCGACCCGGTCGGGCTCGCCCAGCTCGGCCAGGGCCTGGGCCCCTTGCACGTAGGCCCCCAGGTAGAACGACGGGGACTGGTCCCAGAAGGTCATGGGCTCGGCCGTCCGGCCCCGCACGTCGGCCGGGACGGCCGTCGCCCGGTAGGCGTCGACCGTCCCTTCGTAGCGGGCCTCGGCCCAGGTGGTGAGGGCTTCGTCCAACCAGGGGTCACGAGCCTGGTTGTTACCCACCAACGCGTAGAACCACTGGTGGGCCACTTCGTGGGTGAGGATGTCGCCGGCCGTACCCGGCCCGTGTAGCACGTGGGCGGGGTACTCCACGCCCGTGCTCGTGCCCGGCGTGACCGAGACCGAGAACGTCGTCCACGGGTAGGGCCCGTAGCGCCTGGCGGTCTCCTCCAGGACCGAGATGGAGCGTTCGAGGTAGGGCTCGGGCCGGTCGGCGGCGTCGGCGTCCACCCCGACTGTCACGGTCACCGGGTGAGGGGCGTTGACCACGCCCGTGACCATCGTGAAGCGGCCCACGGCGACGGCCACGTCCCGCATGGCGGTGGCTGTCCAGTGGCCGGGGCGGTCCTGCACGCCGCTGGCGATGATCGTGTAGCCGGGCGGCGTCGTGATGGTCAGGTCGAAGTCGGCCGTGGGCGCCGTCGACGCCTCGGCGAACCGGGTGGTGGGCGGGTCGTCGGTCCAGCCCCGGCCCGGCTCCCACTCCAGGATCGGGAAGAACGAACCCAGGCGTACGCTGTCGCGCTCGGCCGAGATCCGGTCGCGGGCGGGCTGGGGCAGCCGCAGGTGGAACGACAGTGCAGCCCGGACGGGCTGGCCGGCCCGCAGCCCGGCCGGGGGCCGGGCCACCAGCCGGGTGGGGGTGGCCAGGGCCGTGGCCACCGGCTGGCCGTCGATCTCTACGGGCCCGTCGACGGTGAGCAGGGCGCCGGCCGCCTGCTGGCGGGGCCCGTTGGGCCACAGGCGGAAGGCCACCTGGTCGGTGTCGAAGTCGAGCACGAACGTCACGTCGACCGTGCCCGTCACCGTGGCCTCGGCCGGCCGTATGTCCAGGGACATCTGGTAACGGGGCCGATCGGGGCTCGGCGTGCGGCGGACCGGTTCGGTCAGGCACGGGTCGCTGTCGACGTCGGCGTCGACGTCGACCGGGGCCGTGCCCGAGGGCCCGACCTGCTCGGGTGGGGGAGCGGGGGCGATGCCCGCCTGGCCGCCGGGGCCCGTCCCGCCGCCCACGCAGGCGGCCGTGACGGCCAGTACCAGGGCGGCCGGCACCCCACGGCGCATCAGCGGGGGCGGATCACGCTCACGCCGTCCCGGATGGTGAGGATCACGCAGGTGACCCGCGGG
Encoded here:
- a CDS encoding aminoglycoside phosphotransferase family protein, which translates into the protein MTIGPDCLRLLLGPAAGDLLAAALGGRASLPGRPRVQDVRYRPGHSVVVSYGARLRSPGRPPWADVLVASTGVDVPEGTCVVAGDEYRVAVWTASSDPFLPGLGAVLDPRGARSVLNDLGAPAGPVRAALRSYRPGRRAVVEAEVEGGAARLFVKVLRPSKVEALQRRHALLSAHVPVPRSLGWAPDLGLVVLDALPGRSLRDVLAGGADELPGPGQVVALLDALPPVPPSWPAPVPAAARAREHAQLIGSVAPGLGQAAHRVADAVEAGEAGEPGDPAGLTEGTTTVHGDLHDAQLMVDGPRLLGTVDIDTVGPGRRTDDLANLVGHLATLAAASPAHQRAHSYGQAVLDVADGLVDPYRLRLATAATVLGLATGPFRVQERGWPAAVAHRVSLAEAWAASARALRPRAEGERDLIAASPPANPRQGS
- a CDS encoding N-acetylmuramoyl-L-alanine amidase, yielding MSRRGRSRGAGQPPVLTALLLVALAACSPGRDGGQGAVLGGGSGPTTTRSGPAPLMGPVPAPGPGAVVTPTGVAVPVTGPAEGGGWAVTTPCGRPAVVRSGTYVASATVVLDPGHGGIDPGAVSPGGLWESVVNLGVSEYARDALEEAGFTVLLTRSADYDLELPVRAELAKAVGARAFISVHHNAEPDGPSVGPGSETYYQIASPDSKRLAGLLYEEIIRALSRYDIAWMADRDAGAKYREGSRGDFYAVLRQPAPIVSALVEAAFISNPPEAELLARPEVQELEGEAIARAVIRYLTTADPGSGFVEPYPRGSPPGGGGGVSRCTDPALE
- a CDS encoding M1 family aminopeptidase, whose protein sequence is MRRGVPAALVLAVTAACVGGGTGPGGQAGIAPAPPPEQVGPSGTAPVDVDADVDSDPCLTEPVRRTPSPDRPRYQMSLDIRPAEATVTGTVDVTFVLDFDTDQVAFRLWPNGPRQQAAGALLTVDGPVEIDGQPVATALATPTRLVARPPAGLRAGQPVRAALSFHLRLPQPARDRISAERDSVRLGSFFPILEWEPGRGWTDDPPTTRFAEASTAPTADFDLTITTPPGYTIIASGVQDRPGHWTATAMRDVAVAVGRFTMVTGVVNAPHPVTVTVGVDADAADRPEPYLERSISVLEETARRYGPYPWTTFSVSVTPGTSTGVEYPAHVLHGPGTAGDILTHEVAHQWFYALVGNNQARDPWLDEALTTWAEARYEGTVDAYRATAVPADVRGRTAEPMTFWDQSPSFYLGAYVQGAQALAELGEPDRVDCALRLYAADHAYRIATPADLVASLTRVFPDAAEVLAGYGVRP